The Streptomyces sp. Alt3 genome has a segment encoding these proteins:
- a CDS encoding S16 family serine protease, with amino-acid sequence MAIRLSRPRALALCALPVLALFGTAAFAPLPFTVAQPGSTADVLGDDKGKPVITIKGTPTRTTEGELRMTTILATAPTADVGVGDVVDSWFRTDRAVMPRDSVYPTGGSEKEIERHNLQDMEKSQNVAVDAALEYLDKKPGSVDVTLHLADVGGPSAGLFFSLGIIDKLVGNGSGGDLTGGRTVAGTGTIEADGTVGAVGGVSLKTQAARRDGATVFLVPKAECKQAEAEQPDGLRLIPVTTLTSAVSSLRALDQGGKVPSC; translated from the coding sequence GTGGCCATTCGTCTCTCCCGCCCCCGCGCCCTCGCCCTCTGTGCGCTGCCCGTCCTCGCACTGTTCGGCACGGCGGCCTTCGCTCCCCTGCCGTTCACCGTGGCGCAGCCCGGCAGTACCGCCGACGTCCTGGGGGACGACAAGGGGAAGCCGGTCATCACGATCAAGGGCACGCCCACCCGGACCACCGAGGGCGAGCTGAGGATGACGACGATCCTGGCGACCGCGCCCACCGCCGACGTCGGTGTCGGGGACGTCGTCGACAGCTGGTTCAGGACGGACCGGGCGGTCATGCCGCGCGACTCCGTCTACCCGACAGGCGGCTCCGAGAAGGAGATCGAACGGCACAACCTCCAGGACATGGAGAAGTCGCAGAACGTCGCCGTCGACGCGGCCCTGGAGTACCTGGACAAGAAGCCCGGCTCCGTGGACGTCACCCTGCACCTCGCCGACGTCGGCGGTCCCAGCGCGGGCCTGTTCTTCTCCCTGGGCATCATCGACAAGCTGGTCGGCAACGGCTCCGGCGGTGACCTGACCGGCGGCCGTACCGTCGCGGGTACGGGGACGATCGAGGCGGACGGCACGGTCGGCGCGGTCGGCGGGGTCTCTCTCAAGACGCAGGCCGCCCGGCGCGACGGTGCGACCGTCTTCCTCGTCCCGAAGGCCGAGTGCAAGCAGGCCGAGGCCGAGCAGCCCGACGGTCTGCGGCTCATCCCCGTCACGACACTGACGAGCGCGGTGTCATCTCTGCGGGCCCTGGACCAGGGGGGCAAGGTCCCGAGCTGCTGA
- a CDS encoding 2Fe-2S iron-sulfur cluster-binding protein, with protein MSNEENPEQQHGQPDPYAGWTPTPQGGEYDAEATAFVHLPPEDLAALGNDPLAAPGHSYVPPMILPLTPAAGLDPAATGSWVVQTQSQQERAADRSANAEAAPETVHWPDPNQQQDPYQQPYPDTSQYAQTSSTTAQWNFTEAVPEPEPAPEPAGHTGEWTIPVANGDLPEESGEFAASAMASQWYADAPPATLPGGAPAPWATQERPAEPVPAAEEAHAGSPEPVEALDAPEATEAPQETRQAPETAPQAPGPEEPAEVPVGDVPVMEAPVAEAPAAEAPEAAPEAERAQDPEPTPGPEPTPGPEPTPEHELVPPEESTAPVLPDGPSEHPSTSYLLHVNGADRPVSDAWIGESLLYVLRERLGLAGAKDGCSQGECGACNVQVDGRLVASCLVPAATTAGSEVRTVEGLAVDGEPSDVQRALADCGAVQCGFCIPGMAMTVHDLLEGNHAPSELETRQALCGNLCRCSGYRGVLDAVRDVVAAREATAETEATAPDDAEPRIPHQAAPGEGGVQTHEGDVR; from the coding sequence GTGAGCAATGAAGAGAACCCCGAGCAGCAGCACGGGCAGCCCGACCCGTACGCCGGCTGGACACCGACCCCGCAGGGCGGTGAGTACGACGCCGAGGCGACCGCCTTCGTCCACCTGCCCCCGGAGGACCTCGCGGCCCTCGGGAACGACCCGCTGGCCGCCCCCGGCCACAGCTACGTGCCGCCGATGATCCTGCCGCTGACCCCGGCGGCGGGTCTCGACCCCGCGGCGACGGGCAGCTGGGTCGTGCAGACGCAGAGCCAGCAGGAGAGGGCCGCCGACCGGTCCGCGAACGCCGAGGCCGCGCCGGAGACCGTGCACTGGCCCGACCCGAACCAGCAGCAGGACCCGTACCAGCAGCCGTACCCGGACACCTCGCAGTACGCGCAGACGTCGTCCACCACGGCCCAGTGGAACTTCACCGAGGCCGTCCCCGAGCCGGAGCCGGCCCCGGAGCCCGCCGGCCACACCGGCGAGTGGACCATCCCGGTCGCCAACGGTGACCTCCCGGAGGAGTCCGGCGAGTTCGCCGCCTCCGCGATGGCCTCCCAGTGGTACGCGGACGCGCCCCCGGCAACTCTGCCGGGCGGGGCCCCCGCGCCCTGGGCGACGCAGGAGCGGCCGGCCGAGCCCGTGCCCGCCGCGGAGGAGGCCCACGCGGGGTCCCCGGAGCCCGTGGAGGCCCTGGACGCCCCGGAGGCCACCGAGGCACCCCAGGAGACTCGGCAGGCCCCTGAGACGGCCCCGCAGGCCCCCGGACCCGAGGAGCCCGCGGAGGTTCCCGTCGGGGATGTCCCCGTCATGGAGGCCCCCGTCGCCGAGGCCCCCGCGGCCGAGGCACCGGAGGCGGCGCCCGAGGCGGAACGCGCGCAGGACCCCGAACCCACCCCGGGTCCCGAACCCACCCCGGGTCCCGAACCCACCCCCGAGCACGAGCTCGTGCCCCCCGAGGAGAGCACCGCTCCCGTCCTGCCGGACGGCCCCAGCGAGCACCCCTCGACCTCGTACCTCCTCCATGTGAACGGTGCGGACCGCCCCGTCAGCGACGCCTGGATCGGCGAGTCGCTCCTGTACGTGCTCCGCGAACGCCTCGGCCTCGCCGGCGCCAAGGACGGCTGCTCGCAGGGCGAGTGCGGAGCCTGCAACGTCCAGGTCGACGGACGCCTGGTGGCCTCCTGCCTGGTCCCCGCCGCCACGACGGCCGGCAGCGAGGTCCGCACCGTCGAGGGCCTCGCGGTGGACGGCGAACCGTCCGACGTGCAGCGGGCCCTGGCCGACTGCGGGGCCGTCCAGTGCGGTTTCTGCATCCCGGGCATGGCGATGACGGTCCACGACCTCCTGGAGGGCAACCACGCCCCCAGCGAGCTGGAGACCCGGCAGGCGCTGTGCGGCAACCTCTGCCGGTGTTCCGGCTACCGGGGTGTGCTCGACGCCGTACGCGACGTCGTCGCGGCCCGGGAGGCGACCGCCGAGACGGAGGCCACCGCACCGGACGACGCCGAACCGCGCATCCCGCACCAGGCCGCGCCCGGTGAGGGCGGCGTCCAGACGCACGAGGGAGACGTCCGGTGA
- a CDS encoding DEAD/DEAH box helicase, giving the protein MTTTASHHLSPAFPGRAPWGTAGKLRAWQQGAMEKYIQEQPRDFLAVATPGAGKTTFALTLASWLLHHHVVQQITVVAPTEHLKKQWAEAAARIGIKLDPEYSAGPVSKEYHGVAITYAGVGVRPMLHRNRCEQRKTLVILDEIHHAGDSKSWGEACQEAFDPATRRLALTGTPFRSDTNPIPFVAYEEGNDGIRRSSADYTYGYGNALSDGVVRPVIFLSYSGNMRWRTKAGDEIAARLGEPMTKDAIGQAWRTALAPTGDWIPNVLAAADKRLTEVRKGIPDAGGLVIATDQDSARAYAKILKSVTGEKPTVVLSDEKAASKNIDKFSQDGSRWMVAVRMVSEGVDVPRLAVGVYATTISTPLFFAQAVGRFVRSRRRGETASVFLPTIPMLLDFANEMEVERDHVLDKPKKGSDEENPFAEEDQLLADAEKLEDEETEDQLPFEALESDAVFDRVLYDGAEFGMQAHPGSEEEQDYLGIPGLLEPDQVQLLLQKRQTRQIAHSRQKPASEADLLEKAAEERPVVTHKKLLELRKQLNTMVSAYTHQSGKPHGVIHTELRRVCGGPPSAEATAGQIQDRIKKVQEWATRMR; this is encoded by the coding sequence GTGACTACTACCGCCTCCCACCACCTCTCACCCGCCTTTCCCGGCCGCGCCCCCTGGGGGACCGCCGGGAAGCTGCGAGCCTGGCAGCAGGGTGCCATGGAGAAGTACATCCAGGAGCAGCCGCGCGACTTCCTCGCGGTCGCCACCCCCGGCGCGGGCAAGACCACCTTCGCGCTGACCCTCGCCTCATGGCTGCTGCACCACCACGTGGTGCAGCAGATCACCGTCGTGGCGCCCACCGAGCACCTCAAGAAGCAGTGGGCGGAGGCAGCCGCACGCATAGGGATCAAGCTGGACCCCGAGTACAGCGCGGGTCCCGTGAGCAAGGAGTACCACGGGGTCGCGATCACGTACGCCGGTGTCGGCGTACGCCCCATGCTGCACCGCAACCGCTGCGAGCAGCGCAAGACGCTCGTGATCCTCGACGAGATCCACCACGCCGGTGACTCGAAGTCCTGGGGCGAGGCGTGCCAGGAGGCCTTCGACCCGGCGACCCGGCGCCTCGCCCTCACGGGTACGCCGTTCCGGTCCGACACGAACCCGATCCCGTTCGTGGCGTACGAGGAGGGCAACGACGGCATCCGCCGCTCCTCGGCCGACTACACCTACGGCTACGGCAACGCCCTCTCCGACGGCGTCGTGCGTCCCGTGATCTTCCTCAGCTACAGCGGCAACATGCGCTGGCGCACCAAGGCCGGGGACGAGATCGCCGCACGGCTCGGCGAGCCGATGACCAAGGACGCCATCGGGCAGGCCTGGCGCACGGCGCTCGCGCCGACCGGTGACTGGATCCCCAACGTGCTGGCCGCCGCCGACAAGCGGCTGACCGAGGTGCGCAAGGGCATCCCGGACGCCGGCGGGCTCGTCATCGCGACGGACCAGGATTCGGCGCGCGCCTACGCCAAGATCCTCAAGTCGGTCACCGGGGAGAAGCCGACGGTGGTCCTCTCCGACGAGAAGGCCGCGTCCAAGAACATCGACAAGTTCAGCCAGGACGGGTCGCGCTGGATGGTCGCGGTACGGATGGTGTCGGAGGGCGTCGACGTGCCGCGTCTCGCGGTCGGCGTCTACGCGACGACCATCTCCACCCCGCTGTTCTTCGCCCAGGCGGTCGGCCGTTTCGTGCGGTCCCGGCGGCGCGGCGAGACCGCCTCGGTGTTCCTGCCGACCATTCCGATGCTGCTCGACTTCGCCAACGAGATGGAGGTCGAGCGCGACCACGTGCTCGACAAGCCGAAGAAGGGCAGCGACGAGGAGAACCCCTTCGCGGAGGAGGACCAGCTCCTCGCCGACGCGGAGAAGCTGGAGGACGAGGAGACCGAGGACCAGCTGCCCTTCGAGGCCCTGGAGTCCGACGCGGTCTTCGACCGGGTGCTGTACGACGGCGCCGAGTTCGGCATGCAGGCGCACCCGGGCAGCGAGGAGGAGCAGGACTACCTCGGCATCCCCGGCCTCCTGGAACCCGACCAGGTGCAGCTGCTGCTCCAGAAGCGGCAGACCCGGCAGATCGCCCACAGCCGCCAGAAGCCGGCCTCGGAGGCCGACCTCCTGGAGAAGGCCGCGGAGGAGCGGCCGGTGGTCACGCACAAGAAGCTGCTGGAGCTCCGGAAGCAGCTCAACACGATGGTGTCGGCGTACACGCACCAGAGCGGCAAGCCGCACGGCGTGATCCACACGGAACTGCGGCGGGTGTGCGGCGGCCCGCCGAGCGCGGAGGCGACGGCCGGACAGATCCAGGACCGGATCAAGAAGGTCCAGGAGTGGGCCACGCGGATGCGCTGA
- a CDS encoding IclR family transcriptional regulator, translated as MTAETSQTLDRGLRVLKLLADTDHGLTVTELSNKLGVNRTVVYRLLATLEQHALVRRDLGGRARVGLGVLRLGRQVHPLVREAALPALRSLAEDIGATAHLTLVDGSDALAVAVVEPTWTDYHVAYRAGFRHSLDRGAAGRAILTARQKTAGHPGYTLTQGELEAGACGAAAPLVGVSGVEGSVGVVMLADAVPERVGPRVLDAAREVADALR; from the coding sequence GTGACCGCGGAGACTTCTCAGACGCTCGACCGGGGACTGCGTGTCCTCAAACTGCTCGCCGATACCGATCACGGCCTGACCGTCACCGAGTTGTCGAACAAACTCGGCGTCAACCGCACCGTGGTCTACCGACTGCTCGCCACCCTGGAACAGCACGCGCTCGTCCGGCGCGACCTGGGCGGCCGGGCCCGAGTAGGCCTGGGCGTGCTGCGCCTCGGCCGCCAGGTGCACCCGCTCGTCAGGGAGGCGGCGCTGCCCGCGCTGCGTTCCCTGGCCGAGGACATAGGGGCCACGGCGCACCTCACGCTCGTCGACGGGTCGGACGCGCTCGCGGTCGCCGTCGTCGAGCCGACCTGGACCGACTACCACGTGGCCTACCGGGCCGGCTTCCGGCACTCCCTGGACAGGGGCGCGGCGGGCCGGGCGATCCTCACCGCCCGGCAGAAGACGGCCGGCCACCCGGGCTACACCCTCACGCAGGGCGAGCTCGAGGCGGGGGCCTGCGGGGCCGCCGCTCCGCTGGTCGGGGTCTCCGGCGTGGAGGGCAGCGTTGGTGTGGTGATGCTCGCGGACGCCGTACCGGAACGGGTCGGGCCGCGGGTCCTCGACGCGGCTCGTGAGGTCGCCGACGCGCTGCGCTAG
- a CDS encoding ribbon-helix-helix protein, CopG family: protein MAMNLRLREDQTEALKQRAEQEGTSMHAILLKAVDDYLARTAQEAIVRKTAKEQAAKWGELMDRLK from the coding sequence ATGGCTATGAACCTGCGTCTCCGCGAGGATCAGACCGAGGCACTCAAGCAGCGGGCCGAGCAGGAGGGCACCAGCATGCACGCGATACTGCTGAAGGCTGTGGACGACTACCTGGCTCGGACGGCGCAGGAGGCCATCGTTCGCAAGACCGCCAAGGAGCAGGCCGCCAAGTGGGGCGAGCTCATGGACCGTCTGAAGTGA
- a CDS encoding MFS transporter has protein sequence MTALEPRDAEVTAALVETTTAPVPAEGVLGRTYRALSIGIVSVVLLIAFEATAVGTAMPVAARELHGIPLYAFAFSAYFTTSLFAMVLSGQWADRRGPLAPLATGIGAFGVGLLLSGTAGGMWTFIAGRAVQGIGGGLVIVALYVVIGRAYPERIRPGIMAAFSAAWIVPSVVGPLASGTVTEHLGWRWVFVGIPVLILLPLGLALPAIRRMAGGPADAEAAAEPLDARRIRLALGISAGAGLLQYAGQELRWLSLVPALAGAALLVPAVRGLLPRGTMRAARGLPAVILLRGIAAGSFIVAESFVPLMLVTQRGLSPTLAGLSLAAGGLTWALGSWVLARPRLEQHRGALMVMGMVLVTAAIVAAPSVLIEAVPVWTLAAVWGVGCFGMGIVIASTSVLLLKLSAPQDAGANSAALQISDGLANVLLLAAGGAAFAALGGGAVGAAAHGAVGGGTAAAHPGAFTVVFLPMAAVALVGVWVASRVQPHE, from the coding sequence ATGACTGCCCTGGAACCCCGTGACGCCGAGGTCACGGCCGCCCTCGTGGAGACGACCACCGCACCCGTTCCCGCAGAGGGCGTGCTCGGGCGTACGTACAGGGCTCTCAGCATCGGCATCGTGTCCGTCGTCCTGCTCATCGCCTTCGAGGCGACCGCCGTCGGTACGGCCATGCCGGTCGCCGCCCGCGAGCTGCACGGCATCCCGCTCTACGCGTTCGCGTTCTCCGCGTACTTCACGACCAGCCTCTTCGCCATGGTGCTCTCCGGGCAGTGGGCCGACCGGCGCGGGCCGCTCGCGCCGCTGGCCACGGGGATCGGCGCGTTCGGGGTGGGGCTGCTGCTCTCCGGTACCGCGGGCGGTATGTGGACGTTCATCGCGGGCCGGGCCGTCCAGGGCATCGGCGGCGGTCTCGTGATCGTGGCGCTCTACGTGGTCATCGGGCGCGCCTATCCCGAGAGGATCCGGCCGGGCATCATGGCCGCGTTCTCGGCCGCCTGGATCGTGCCGTCCGTCGTCGGGCCGCTCGCCTCGGGGACCGTGACCGAGCACCTGGGGTGGCGCTGGGTCTTCGTGGGCATCCCGGTGCTCATCCTCCTGCCCCTCGGCCTCGCCCTGCCCGCGATCCGGCGGATGGCGGGCGGCCCCGCCGACGCGGAGGCCGCGGCGGAGCCCCTCGACGCCCGCCGCATCCGGCTCGCGCTCGGGATCTCGGCCGGTGCCGGGTTGCTCCAGTACGCGGGGCAGGAACTGAGGTGGCTGTCCCTGGTCCCGGCGCTCGCCGGGGCCGCCCTGCTCGTCCCCGCCGTGCGCGGACTGCTGCCCCGGGGCACCATGCGTGCGGCGCGGGGACTGCCCGCGGTGATCCTGCTCCGGGGGATCGCAGCCGGTTCGTTCATCGTCGCCGAGTCCTTCGTCCCGCTGATGCTGGTGACCCAGCGCGGGCTGTCCCCGACCCTCGCCGGCCTCTCCCTGGCGGCGGGCGGTCTGACCTGGGCGCTCGGCTCGTGGGTCCTGGCCCGGCCCCGGCTGGAGCAGCACCGGGGCGCTCTCATGGTGATGGGCATGGTGCTCGTGACAGCGGCGATCGTCGCCGCGCCGAGCGTGCTCATCGAGGCGGTGCCGGTCTGGACCCTGGCCGCGGTCTGGGGCGTCGGATGCTTCGGCATGGGCATCGTGATCGCGTCGACGAGCGTGCTGCTGCTGAAGCTGTCCGCGCCGCAGGACGCGGGGGCGAACTCCGCCGCCCTGCAGATCTCCGACGGGCTCGCCAACGTGCTGCTGCTCGCGGCGGGTGGCGCGGCCTTCGCCGCCCTCGGAGGTGGCGCGGTGGGCGCGGCGGCGCACGGTGCCGTGGGTGGAGGCACGGCAGCGGCGCATCCGGGCGCCTTCACCGTCGTCTTCCTGCCGATGGCGGCGGTGGCGCTGGTGGGGGTGTGGGTGGCGAGCCGGGTGCAACCCCACGAATAG
- a CDS encoding type II toxin-antitoxin system death-on-curing family toxin: protein MTCVYLSSEDILVIAGYACADMQIVVRDAGLLESAAHRPSAAMFGEEAYPDVIDKAAALLQSLAINHPLFDGNKRMAWLSCVSFLAMNGVDLRPDIDAAERLVIAVATGETDEVKVIAQGLRELVVAKV, encoded by the coding sequence GTGACCTGCGTCTATCTCTCGTCCGAGGACATCCTGGTCATTGCGGGGTATGCCTGCGCCGACATGCAGATCGTCGTACGGGACGCCGGGCTTCTCGAATCTGCTGCGCACCGCCCTTCCGCGGCCATGTTCGGCGAAGAGGCGTACCCGGACGTGATCGACAAGGCTGCGGCTCTCCTGCAGTCCCTTGCGATCAATCATCCGCTTTTCGACGGGAACAAGCGTATGGCCTGGCTGTCCTGCGTCTCGTTCCTGGCGATGAACGGAGTGGACCTGCGTCCGGACATCGATGCGGCGGAACGCCTGGTCATCGCGGTGGCGACCGGTGAGACCGACGAGGTGAAGGTCATCGCCCAGGGGCTGCGCGAGCTGGTCGTCGCCAAGGTGTGA
- a CDS encoding xanthine dehydrogenase family protein molybdopterin-binding subunit has protein sequence MTSDAATATTTTRTTPQSEGAEPEKEVPALGLGASLPPADTRAKTEGTFPYAADLWAEGLLWASMLRSPHPHARILSIDTTAAVAMPGVRAVVTHEDIPGDGSYGRRVVDRPVFASDLVRHHGEAIAAVAADHPDTARLAAAAIAVEYEVLEPVTDPEKAFAAEPLHPDGNLIRHIPLRYGDPDTVGEVIVEGLYRIGRQDPAPIGAEAGLAVPRPDGGVELYTASTDPHTDRDLAAACFGLDPEHVKVVVTGVPGATGDREDPGFQIPLGLLALHTGCPVKLAATREESFLGHAHRHPTLLRYRHHADAEGRLVKVEAQILLDAGAYADSSSESLAAAVAFACGPYVVPHAFIEGWAVRTNNPPSGHVRGEGAMQVCAAYEGQMDKLAAKLGIDPVELRLRNALSTGDILPTSQTVTCPAPVAELLGELRDFPLPALPKDAPEDDWLLPGGPEGAGEPGAVRRGVGYALGMVHMLGAEGADEVSTATVRVHDGVATVICAAVETGQGFTTLARQIVQETLGVEEVHVAAVDTDQPPAGPATHGRHTWVSGGAVERAARMVRTQLLQPLAHKFGMSTELLQIADGKITSYDGVLSTTVTEAMDGKELWATAQCRPHPTEPLDESGQGDAFVGLAFCAVRAVVDVDIELGSVRVVEMAVAQDVGRILNPSQLATRIEAGVTQGIGAALTENLRTARGLIRHPDLTGYALPTALDAPDIRIVKLIEERDVVAPFGAKPASAVPVVTSPAAVASAVRAATGRPVNRLPIRPQAAVATPKS, from the coding sequence GTGACCAGCGACGCAGCCACCGCGACCACCACCACGCGGACCACACCGCAGTCCGAGGGCGCGGAACCGGAGAAGGAAGTGCCCGCGCTCGGGCTGGGCGCCTCGCTGCCGCCCGCCGACACCCGCGCCAAGACCGAGGGCACGTTCCCCTACGCAGCCGACCTGTGGGCCGAAGGGCTGCTGTGGGCGTCGATGCTGCGCTCCCCGCACCCGCACGCGCGCATCCTGTCGATCGACACGACCGCCGCCGTCGCCATGCCGGGGGTACGCGCGGTCGTCACGCACGAGGACATCCCCGGAGACGGTTCGTACGGCCGCCGGGTCGTCGACCGGCCCGTGTTCGCCTCCGACCTCGTACGCCACCACGGTGAGGCGATCGCCGCGGTCGCGGCGGACCACCCCGACACGGCCAGGCTGGCCGCCGCGGCGATCGCCGTCGAGTACGAGGTGCTCGAACCGGTCACCGACCCCGAGAAGGCCTTCGCCGCCGAACCCCTGCACCCCGACGGCAACCTCATCCGCCACATCCCGCTGCGCTACGGCGACCCGGACACCGTCGGCGAGGTCATCGTCGAGGGCCTGTACCGCATCGGCCGCCAGGACCCGGCCCCGATCGGCGCCGAGGCCGGCCTCGCCGTGCCGCGCCCCGACGGGGGCGTCGAGCTCTACACGGCGTCCACCGACCCGCACACCGACCGCGACCTGGCCGCCGCCTGCTTCGGCCTCGACCCCGAGCACGTCAAGGTCGTCGTGACCGGTGTCCCCGGAGCGACCGGCGACCGGGAGGACCCCGGCTTCCAGATCCCGCTCGGCCTGCTCGCCCTGCACACCGGCTGCCCCGTCAAGCTGGCCGCCACCCGCGAGGAGTCCTTCCTCGGGCACGCCCACCGCCACCCGACCCTGCTGCGCTACCGCCACCACGCGGACGCGGAGGGCAGGCTGGTCAAGGTCGAGGCGCAGATCCTCCTCGACGCGGGCGCCTACGCGGACTCCTCGTCCGAGTCCCTCGCCGCCGCCGTGGCCTTCGCCTGCGGCCCGTACGTCGTCCCGCACGCCTTCATCGAGGGCTGGGCGGTCCGTACGAACAACCCGCCGTCCGGGCACGTCCGGGGCGAGGGCGCGATGCAGGTCTGCGCCGCCTACGAGGGCCAGATGGACAAGCTGGCGGCGAAGCTGGGCATCGACCCGGTCGAGCTCCGGCTGCGCAACGCCCTGTCCACGGGAGACATCCTCCCCACCAGCCAGACGGTGACCTGCCCCGCCCCCGTCGCCGAACTCCTCGGCGAACTGCGCGACTTCCCGCTGCCCGCGCTCCCCAAGGACGCCCCGGAGGACGACTGGCTGCTCCCGGGCGGCCCGGAGGGCGCCGGGGAGCCCGGGGCGGTCCGCAGGGGAGTCGGCTACGCCCTGGGCATGGTCCACATGCTCGGGGCCGAGGGGGCCGACGAGGTCTCCACGGCCACGGTGCGGGTCCACGACGGTGTCGCCACCGTCATCTGCGCTGCCGTCGAGACCGGCCAGGGATTCACCACGCTCGCCCGGCAGATCGTCCAGGAGACGCTGGGTGTCGAAGAGGTCCACGTGGCGGCGGTGGACACCGACCAGCCTCCCGCGGGCCCCGCGACGCACGGCCGCCACACCTGGGTCTCGGGCGGTGCGGTCGAACGCGCCGCCAGGATGGTCCGCACACAGCTCCTCCAGCCGCTGGCCCACAAGTTCGGCATGTCCACCGAGCTCCTCCAGATCGCCGACGGGAAGATCACCTCCTACGACGGTGTGCTGTCCACGACGGTCACCGAGGCCATGGACGGCAAGGAACTCTGGGCCACCGCCCAGTGCCGCCCCCACCCCACCGAACCCCTGGACGAGTCCGGGCAGGGCGACGCGTTCGTGGGTCTGGCCTTCTGCGCGGTCCGCGCGGTGGTCGACGTCGACATCGAGCTCGGCTCGGTCCGGGTGGTCGAGATGGCCGTCGCCCAGGACGTCGGCCGGATCCTCAACCCGTCGCAGCTGGCGACCCGCATCGAGGCGGGCGTCACGCAGGGCATCGGCGCGGCACTCACGGAGAACCTCCGCACCGCCCGCGGACTGATCCGGCACCCGGACCTCACCGGGTACGCGCTCCCGACGGCCCTGGACGCGCCGGACATCCGCATCGTCAAGCTGATCGAGGAACGCGACGTGGTGGCCCCCTTCGGCGCCAAGCCGGCCTCGGCGGTCCCGGTGGTCACGTCCCCTGCCGCGGTCGCCTCGGCGGTCCGTGCCGCGACGGGCCGCCCGGTCAACCGCCTTCCGATCCGCCCCCAGGCGGCGGTGGCCACGCCCAAGTCCTGA
- a CDS encoding FAD binding domain-containing protein, with product MTTHAPQATQSVTLPASLDEAVAALGAMPAAVPVAGGTDLMSAVNKGLLRPSGLVGLGRISELRGWHYQDGHALLGAGLTHARMGRPDFAALIPALAASARAAGPPQIRNAGTLGGNIATAAPTGDALPVLAALEAELVIAGAGGSRREIPVSHLLAGREMLEPAELIGFVRVPLLHAPQVFLKATGRTGPGRATASVAIVLDPARRGVRCAVGAIAPMPLRPLEAERWIASLIDWDGERGLAPDALAAFGEYVAAACIPDQAPPDDGSEAPPLSPAVLHLRRTVAALARRALGRALS from the coding sequence TTGACCACGCACGCACCGCAGGCGACGCAGTCGGTGACGCTGCCGGCCTCGCTCGACGAGGCCGTGGCGGCTCTGGGCGCCATGCCCGCCGCCGTTCCCGTGGCCGGCGGCACGGACCTCATGTCGGCCGTCAACAAGGGCCTGCTGCGGCCCTCGGGACTGGTCGGCCTCGGCCGGATCAGCGAGCTCCGCGGCTGGCACTACCAGGACGGCCACGCCCTGCTCGGCGCCGGTCTCACCCATGCGCGCATGGGACGGCCCGACTTCGCCGCGCTGATCCCCGCACTGGCCGCCTCCGCGCGCGCCGCGGGCCCGCCCCAGATCCGTAACGCCGGGACGCTCGGCGGCAACATCGCCACAGCGGCGCCGACCGGTGACGCCCTGCCGGTGCTCGCCGCCCTGGAGGCCGAACTGGTCATCGCGGGCGCCGGGGGCTCCCGCCGTGAGATTCCCGTCTCACACCTGCTGGCGGGCCGCGAGATGCTCGAACCCGCCGAGCTGATCGGCTTCGTCCGCGTGCCGCTCCTGCACGCCCCACAGGTCTTCCTCAAGGCGACCGGCCGCACCGGTCCCGGCCGGGCCACCGCCTCCGTCGCGATCGTCCTGGACCCGGCCCGGCGCGGAGTGCGCTGCGCGGTCGGCGCGATCGCCCCGATGCCGCTGCGGCCGCTGGAGGCCGAGCGCTGGATCGCCTCCCTGATCGACTGGGACGGCGAACGCGGCCTGGCCCCCGACGCGCTGGCCGCCTTCGGCGAGTACGTCGCAGCGGCCTGCATCCCGGACCAGGCTCCACCGGACGACGGGAGCGAGGCACCTCCGCTGTCGCCCGCCGTCCTGCACCTGCGGCGCACGGTCGCCGCGCTCGCCCGACGCGCACTGGGGAGGGCACTGTCGTGA